The genomic stretch ATATGCTGACAATAAGCGATGCTGACATGGCCGGTAGAGTGATGCGAGGGCTCATCTGGTGGCCAAACTGTTGCCTGGATAAAACTGTGGTGCTCGACACCGCGACCTTCCAGTTCTCTCTAATCGACGTGCCGAGTCCTTTGATCACAGAAGAAGATCCGCAATATAAGCTTGGTGAGACCAAGGATGGGAAGCTCTGCCTAGTAGATGTACATGGTGACATACTTGTTTTTTATTTCCTGACAGCCGACGACGATAGTGTCATCAAGAGGTGGATGTTGTACAAGGAGTTCCCGTTGGTCCCAATTGTTAAGAATCTCACTGGATTCTCAAAAGATGAAGAGCTCCGTCATGTCAGGGTGAAGGTTGTGAGGATCATCGATGGCTTTGTATACCTGTCTATTTTCTACTACAAGGACACACAATCTTCTGAGTTGTATCTATCCTTGTGCCTAGAAACATCGGAGATATGCAAGCTCTTTAAAGGTGCATATTGCTACAATTTGCAGAGCCATCCCTACGTCATGGCATGGCCTCCCTCTTTGTTACAAAGCAAGGTGAGCTTATTCTTATGTGTGAAGTATTCTTCTCGGTGTTTGTAGATTGTATGGATTTAATTTACATGGGAGTATTGGATTATTGTGTTGCTGCGAAAAATTTCTATCAGTTCTTATCACATCGCAACATGTAGTTCGAGAATTCAATTGCATACTGTAAGGATGCAATGTTCTAAGTTTTACCTTGAGTTTTGAGTGCTGATTAGTGATTACTCCCCCTGTCCACAAATAGTGTACTTTTGGGTTTTTGGATAAGTCAAACGTTATCAACTTTGACCAGTTTTTTTTTAGCAAATAGCATCAACATATGTGAcatcaaattactatattatgagACTATGTTTTGAGATGGATCTAGTGATAGTAGTTTACTGTCATAAATGTTGTCACTTTTTCCTAGAAAGTTAGTCTAAATTGATAAAAGTAGACTTATCCAAAAATCaaaatgtacacttatttgtggacggagggagtacatgatagCACAAGGATATTGTAGTGTTACATTACATATTTGAGCTCTGAAATTTTTGTCCACTAAAAAGCATACTAAATTGGTGATGTATTGTTGGAAACTTGGAATATATAGCCGTGCACAATCTGTCCATGCAAACACTTGAATTCTTACATCCACTGAGATCCGTCTTTGACACAGGAGGAATCAGAAACTGAATTCACTGAAGACAGTGTTGCAGACGATGGTCCTGTTGGCACAGAGAAAGCTTCCTCTGTGCTTGTCGCGGCACTGGAGTCTCTCAGCCAAGCTCTGATGGATGACGGT from Lolium rigidum isolate FL_2022 chromosome 4, APGP_CSIRO_Lrig_0.1, whole genome shotgun sequence encodes the following:
- the LOC124649151 gene encoding uncharacterized protein LOC124649151 — its product is MLYKEFPLVPIVKNLTGFSKDEELRHVRVKVVRIIDGFVYLSIFYYKDTQSSELYLSLCLETSEICKLFKGAYCYNLQSHPYVMAWPPSLLQSKEESETEFTEDSVADDGPVGTEKASSVLVAALESLSQALMDDGAITKEIVAAVHASLHPGTDQDGITKNVMATLDAFLRPNEDGDGLLSKITSFDAQLITGRDRILRTSV